One window of the Salvia splendens isolate huo1 chromosome 1, SspV2, whole genome shotgun sequence genome contains the following:
- the LOC121740876 gene encoding uncharacterized protein LOC121740876, with the protein MLGSSAYDDPSKAFVGIRFVLFGFDAVREEEVRSMLIEGGGVDTVNYGPYCNHVIVDKLVFDDPICVAARRDGKVLVNGLWVEHSYDSGMPVDPTRVLYWPMRDLNGIPGAKSLVVCLTGYQRQERDDIMNMVSLMGANFSKPLIANKVTHLICYKCEGEKYELAKKIGFAKLVNQLWLESCLKAWELLPEADYAKSGYELEMEAKAKYSEEETQDMSLVDVKKNDIINPHNIQIENKNLHQSPERQGGSRNSGYVPAFESFANVGNTGKTRSTPRKENTSKTNSTPTKEKTSTQSSPRKETDFGKTSLSHDTHGDKLDTSYSSCSWSPAKMFSEVPFNVPDGKGNTENIEHALASTSGSAKKSVDDGLSKLSSKSMKASLPLWSERTEINPGSPMSNVSKTGLRGGIDIPMERDLDATDSHGIKSQLVGRLLLPNEGQTIGLPNKMKPTVPCGNSRSPVSSHSPKTLIKSGLATKAKETSVSRSLVDGSCRVACDMSPVKGTSCFREEVTGAFVTPSGKIQDGTGSAVDKTPLKGDVLHLDEENVSSLPRTKKMTVSRSGSKSRRLSRSSTTGASCLREEVDGSFVLPSENIHEGTESAGTKTLLKGSLLYLDEEQQSSLPGTKKMAVLPSGSKSTKLSRSSKILMGSGLNTKSIEMAVSGSPVCGTRQLAADVPPTNITSFLQEEVGDVLNMLSERDGDGTESGGIKTPIEGASVHLHMEQTSSLRGRKATVSRSNSKSTKLSRSRSTLMGTVLGTKETDMLVSGTPIPASHQSVVDISPTNITSHLREEASLASKEALVTSTLLKERQECNDQTITLSRGRPKKQRLPDSDGKDLSLRRTESCTEGQEIYQSDPPDFRPPFPSTSSTVEKLDDQADLNSSKVDHSGTKSKSPKKKMLARKTLGSKPTICKGKSTKHKGLLSSVLQNKFIGHSNGAVGVEHKENASLAEKFVTVSSNRNEDVPVGDETETPECEGLKKSAEVEEPHTSKQPGKKTTKKMEAKSKVKKSAEAKKSPELPEPTSTVDVVEKKVAEGKKRPLTKSKTNKLKDHTKEAKQDEKEALLNNREKVVLSGKTAKRPSKKLKGSHDVEKENEPVTNEQPSVSCDTGAAGKSTHKLKTPLKNGRANDLTTKTEPAWFILSGHRLQRKEFQQVIRQLKGKVCRDSHNWSYQATHFIVPDPIRRTEKFFAAAASGSWILKTDYLTASTEAGRFLSEEPYEWHKKCLTEDGAINLEAPRKWRLLRERTGHGAFYGMRIVIYGECIAPPLDTLKRVVKAGDGTILATSPPYTRFLNSRVDFAIVSPGITRVDMWVQEFLRHEIPCVLADYLVEYVCKPGYSLDKHVQYNTHAWAKSSLENLVKRVEEAVDEPKTPEENCVDDAACQVCGSRDRGDEMLICGDESGSHGCGVGAHIDCLDPPLEAVPEEDWFCHDCCRKSSSQSLKKRASKSKK; encoded by the exons ATGCTGGGAAGTTCAGCATACGATGACCCCTCCAAAGCATTTGTAGGGATTCGATTTGTTCTATTCGGGTTCGATGCAGTTCGTGAAGAGGAG gtgCGGTCCATGCTTATAGAAGGAGGGGGAGTTGATACTGTGAATTATGGACCGTATTGCAATCACGTGATTGTCGATAAGCTTGTTTTT GATGATCCCATATGTGTTGCTGCACGAAGAGATGGCAAAGTATTGGTGAATGGACTTTGGGTGGAACACAGTTATGATTCGGGAATGCCTGTTGATCCTACCCGT GTTTTGTATTGGCCAATGAGAGATCTGAATGGGATTCCAGGAGCTAAGTCTCTGGTTGTGTGCCTGACTGGATATCAAAGACAGGAGCGAGATGATATCATG AATATGGTTTCCCTGATGGGTGCCAACTTTTCAAAACCATTGATAGCTAACAAGGTTACTCATCTGATATGCTACAAGTGTGAAG GAGAAAAATATGAGCTTGCCAAGAAGATAGGATTCGCAAAGCTAGTTAACCAGCTCTGGCTAGAAAGTTG CCTGAAGGCTTGGGAGCTGCTTCCGGAAGCCGATTATGCTAAAAG TGGATATGAATTGGAGATGGAGGCTAAAGCTAAATATTCTGAAGAAGAGACACAAGACATGAGCCTAGTAGATGTGAAAAAGAATGACATCATCAATCCTCACAATATTCAAATTGAGAATAAAAATTTACATCAGTCACCTGAACGGCAGGGGGGTTCTAGAAACAGTGGTTATGTGCCTGCATTCGAAAGTTTTGCAAATGTTGGAAATACCGGCAAAACCCGCTCCACTCCTAGAAAGGAGAATACCAGCAAAACAAACTCAACTCCAACCAAAGAGAAGACCAGCACCCAGTCAAGTCCTAGAAAAGAGACCGACTTTGGAAAAACATCATTATCTCATGATACTCACGGTGACAAACTTGATACATCATACTCTTCTTGTTCCTGGAGTCCTGCTAAAATGTTCTCTGAGGTGCCATTTAATGTGCCCGATGGTAAAGGAAACACTGAAAACATTGAGCATGCCTTAGCTTCAACATCTGGAAGTGCTAAGAAGTCAGTAGATGATGGCTTGTCCAAATTAAGTAGTAAGAGTATGAAGGCCAGTCTCCCTCTGTGGTCAGAAAGAACTGAAATTAATCCAGGCAGTCCCATGTCAAATGTAAGTAAAACCGGGCTTCGTGGAGGTATTGATATACCAATGGAGAGAGATCTGGATGCAACTGATTCTCATGGCATCAAATCACAATTGGTGGGAAGATTGTTGCTCCCAAATGAGGGACAAACCATTGGTTTGCCCAATAAGATGAAACCAACTGTTCCCTGTGGTAATTCGAGATCGCCAGTTTCAAGCCATTCTCCAAAAACATTGATCAAGAGTGGATTGGCTACAAAAGCGAAGGAAACGTCGGTTTCTAGATCTTTAGTTGATGGTTCATGTCGAGTAGCCTGTGATATGTCTCCGGTTAAAGGTACTAGCTGTTTTAGGGAAGAAGTTACTGGTGCTTTTGTCACGCCATCAGGGAAAATTCAAGATGGAACTGGATCTGCTGTAGATAAAACTCCTTTAAAGGGAGATGTGTTGCACCTCGATGAGGAAAATGTAAGCAGTTTGCCCCGTACAAAGAAAATGACCGTCTCACGTAGTGGTTCAAAATCAAGGAGACTAAGCCGTTCTTCAACTACCGGAGCTAGTTGTTTGAGGGAAGAAGTTGATGGCAGTTTTGTCCTGCCATCAGAGAACATTCATGAGGGAACTGAATCTGCTGGAACAAAAACTCTTTTAAAGGGATCCTTGTTGTACCTTGACGAGGAACAACAAAGCAGTTTGCCTGGTACGAAGAAAATGGCCGTTTTACCCAGTGGTTCAAAATCAACAAAGCTAAGCCGATCTTCAAAGATATTAATGGGAAGTGGATTGAATACAAAATCAATTGAAATGGCGGTTTCTGGATCTCCAGTTTGTGGTACACGTCAATTAGCTGCCGATGTTCCTCCCACAAATATCACTAGTTTTTTGCAGGAAGAAGTTGGCGATGTTCTTAACATGCTGTCTGAGAGGGATGGAGATGGAACTGAATCTGGAGGAATAAAGACTCCTATAGAGGGAGCTTCAGTGCACCTTCACATGGAGCAAACCAGCAGTTTGCGCGGTAGGAAAGCTACTGTTTCTCGTAGTAACTCCAAATCAACGAAACTAAGCCGTTCTCGGAGCACGTTAATGGGAACAGTATTGGGTACAAAAGAGACAGACATGCTGGTTTCTGGAACTCCAATCCCTGCTTCACATCAATCAGTTGTTGATATATCTCCAACAAATATCACCAGCCATTTGAGAGAGGAAGCTTCACTGGCCTCTAAAGAAGCTTTAGTCACGTCTACTCTACTTAAGGAAAGACAGGAGTGCAATGATCAAACAATTACATTATCTCGAGGAAGACCCAAAAAGCAGAGGTTGCCTGATTCCGATGGGAAGGACCTTTCTCTGAGAAGGACCGAATCTTGCACCGAGGGACAAGAAATATATCAAAGTGATCCACCAGATTTCAGACCCCCATTTCCGAGTACAAGCTCTACAGTAGAGAAACTGGATGATCAAGCGGATTTGAACTCTTCAAAGGTAGATCACAGTGGTACCAAGTCAAAATCCCCAAAGAAAAAGATGCTTGCCAGGAAGACATTGGGTTCCAAACCAACTATCTGTAAAGGGAAATCTACAAAACATAAAGGCCTGCTTTCTTCCGTATTGCAGAACAAGTTCATAGGTCATTCGAATGGAGCAGTAGGCGTGGAACACAAAGAAAATGCTTCTCTTGCCGAGAAGTTTGTCACCGTCTCTTCAAACCGCAATGAAGATGTACCTGTAGGTGATGAAACTGAAACTCCAGAATGCGAAGGGCTGAAGAAATCTGCAGAAGTCGAAGAACCTCATACAAGCAAGCAACCTGGCAAAAAAACCACAAAAAAGATGGAGGCAAAATCAAAGGTTAAGAAGAGCGCTGAAGCTAAAAAGTCTCCAGAGTTGCCAGAACCAACATCAACTGTTGATGTTGTAGAGAAAAAGGTAGCAGAGGGCAAGAAACGTCCTTTGACCAAGTCTAAGACGAATAAGTTGAAGGATCATACCAAGGAGGCCAAACAAGACGAGAAGGAGGCTCTCTTGAACAATCGAGAAAAGGTTGTGTTGTCTGGTAAAACTGCTAAAAGACCATCTAAGAAACTGAAAGGTTCACATGACGTGGAGAAGGAAAATGAACCTGTTACAAATGAGCAACCAAGTGTAAGCTGTGATACGGGAGCAGCTGGAAAGTCTACTCATAAACTTAAAACACCTCTAAAAAATGGCCGGGCAAATGACCTAACCACCAAGACCGAACCTGCATGGTTTATATTGAGCGGGCATAGGCTTCAAAGAAAGGAGTTTCAGCAGGTTATAAGGCAATTAAAAGGAAAAGTATGCAGGGACTCTCATAATTGGTCGTATCAAGCAACACATTTCATTGTTCCGGATCCAATTCGAAGAACTGAGAAGTTCTTTGCAGCTGCTGCATCTGGAAG CTGGATTCTCAAAACTGATTATCTAACTGCTAGCACCGAGGCTGGAAGGTTTTTGTCTGAAGAGCCATATGAATGGCATAAGAAATGCTTAACTGAAGATGGAGCAATCAACTTAGAAGCTCCAAGGAAATGGCGTCTTCTGAGGGAGAGAACAGGCCATGGTGCATTTTATGGAATGCGTATAGTCATTTATGGAGAGTGCATTGCTCCTCCACTG GATACTTTGAAGCGTGTTGTAAAGGCTGGAGATGGGACCATACTCGCAACCTCGCCTCCATACACGCGTTTTCTAAATTCAAGGGTTGATTTTGCCATTGTTAGCCCGGGCATTACCCGTGTTGACATGTGGGTGCAGGAGTTTCTCAGACACGAGATACCCTGTGTTCTTGCTGACTATCTGGTAGAGTATGTGTGCAAGCCTGGTTATTCCCTTGATAAGCATGTGCAATACAACACTCATGCTTGGGCGAAGAGTTCACTTGAGAATCTGGTTAAACGTGTGGAGGAGGCAGTTGATGAGCCTAAAACACCAGAAGAGAACTGCGTTGATGACGCAGCATGCCAAGTGTGTGGATCGCGTGACAGAGGAGATGAGATGCTCATATGTGGTGATGAGAGTGGTAGTCACGGATGTGGTGTCGGTGCCCACATTGACTGCCTTGATCCTCCACTTGAGGCTGTGCCGGAGGAAGACTGGTTCTGCCATGACTGCTGCCGGAAAAGTAGTAGCCAGAGTTTGAAGAAACGAGCCTCAAAATCGAAAAAGTGA
- the LOC121795315 gene encoding uncharacterized protein LOC121795315 produces the protein MVDYCNPSMAVASPSFAGGERKHWWLTNKKIVDRYVREARMLIATQEPSEITAALGILEAALALAPRMEVALEQKARCLLHLRRFKEVADMLQDYIPSLKTVASDDSSSSASSDNSSTQLSRERVKLLSSSSDSLSGDETAFKCFSVSDLKKKVMAGLCKNVEKERQWRYSILGQACCHLGLMEEAMVLLQTGKRIATAAFRRESISLSDDIFSFNKFPRTGEILVSNQPSTPPKTQSESISHLLCHIKLLIRRKTAAIAALDAGLYAEAIRHFSKILDGRRGAPQGFLSECYVHRATAFRSAGRIAEAIADCNRALALDTSCIDALTIRAGLFETIRCLPDSLHDLEHLKLLYNSILRDRKLPGPIWKRQSVQYREIPGKLCSLATKIQQLKQRVAAGETGNVDYYALIGLRRGCSRSELERAHLLLTLKHKPDKSSSFIERCEFADEKDIDSVRDRAKMSSLLLYRLVRRGYTSVMSTILDEEAAEKQRKKVVAVQQPPPMPVAEESKAIKTPPPSVFQGVFCRDIAVVGNLLAQAGFNRRIPVKYEALSC, from the exons ATGGTTGATTACTGCAATCCATCGATGGCTGTCGCGTCTCCGTCTTTCGCCGGCGGAGAGAGGAAACACTGGTGGCTCACCAACAAAAAG ATTGTGGATAGATACGTGAGGGAAGCCAGAATGTTGATTGCGACGCAGGAGCCGAGCGAGATTACGGCGGCGTTGGGGATTCTGGAGGCGGCGCTGGCATTGGCGCCGCGCATGGAGGTTGCGCTGGAGCAGAAGGCGCGGTGTTTGCTGCACCTCCGGCGGTTCAAGGAGGTGGCGGATATGCTGCAGGATTATATCCCGAGCTTGAAAACGGTCGCCTCTGACGATTCGTCGTCGAGCGCATCGTCGGACAACTCGTCGACTCAGCTATCGAGAGAGCGAGTCAAGCTCCTCTCCTCCAGCAGCGACTCACTGAGTGGGGACGAGACGGCTTTCAAGTGTTTCTCCGTCTCTGATTTGAagaagaaggtgatggcagggcTCTGTAAAAACGTCGAGAAGGAACGGCAATGGAG GTACTCGATATTGGGGCAAGCCTGCTGCCACCTCGGCTTAATGGAGGAGGCGATGGTGCTCCTCCAGACCGGAAAGCGCATCGCCACCGCCGCATTCCGCCGCGAGAGCATCTCCCTCTCGGACGACATCTTCTCCTTTAACAAGTTCCCGCGCACCGGCGAGATTCTGGTCAGCAACCAGCCCTCGACTCCGCCGAAGACACAGTCCGAGAGCATTTCCCACCTCCTCTGCCACATCAAGCTCCTCATCCGCCGCAAGACAGCCGCGATCGCCGCTCTGGACGCCGGACTCTATGCCGAGGCCATCCGCCACTTCTCCAAGATCCTCGATGGCCGCCGTGGTGCACCCCAGGGGTTCCTATCAGAGTGCTACGTCCACCGTGCTACTGCCTTCCGCTCGGCTGGCAGGATCGCGGAGGCGATCGCCGACTGCAATCGCGCCCTCGCCCTAGACACCTCGTGCATCGACGCCCTCACCATTAGAGCCGGCCTTTTCGAGACCATCCGATGCTTGCCGGACAGCCTCCATGATTTGGAGCATTTGAAACTTCTCTACAACTCAATTCTTCGAGATAGGAAACTGCCCGGCCCCATTTGGAAGCGGCAGAGCGTTCAATACAGAGAAATTCCGGGCAAATTGTGCTCTTTAGCAACCAAAATTCAGCAGCTGAAGCAGAGGGTTGCCGCTGGAGAAACCGGGAATGTAGATTACTACGCATTGATCGGATTGAGAAGAGGGTGTTCGAGATCAGAGCTTGAAAGAGCTCATCTCTTGCTCACGCTTAAACACAAGCCAGATAAATCGTCGAGTTTCATCGAGAGGTGCGAGTTTGCGGATGAGAAAGATATCGATTCTGTCCGTGATCGGGCAAAAATGTCGTCCTTGTTGCTGTATAGGTTGGTGCGGAGGGGATACACTAGTGTAATGTCGACAATTTTGGATGAAGAGGCAGCTGAGAAACAGAGGAAGAAGGTCGTAGCCGTTCAGCAGCCTCCGCCAATGCCGGTGGCGGAGGAGAGCAAGGCCATCAAAACTCCACCACCTTCAGTTTTTCAAGGCGTTTTCTGCAGGGATATTGCGGTGGTCGGTAATCTGCTGGCGCAGGCTGGTTTCAACCGTCGGATTCCGGTGAAATACGAAGCTTTGAGCTGTTGA